One stretch of Nitrospiraceae bacterium DNA includes these proteins:
- a CDS encoding cupin domain-containing protein produces the protein MKAMIPYKKIEDSRGKFLGIVNSGDWEEINYIETMPGEVRGGHYHKETRELFYIIEGEIDIEIKHLHKSVENNFTVTSGSIFIIEPFEIHTFICKTKCMWINVLSKKIDDQFCDIHRVL, from the coding sequence ATGAAAGCGATGATCCCTTACAAAAAAATTGAAGATAGCAGAGGGAAGTTTCTTGGAATTGTGAATTCCGGAGATTGGGAAGAAATAAATTATATTGAGACAATGCCTGGTGAAGTGAGAGGGGGGCATTATCACAAAGAAACCAGAGAACTTTTCTATATAATAGAAGGTGAGATTGACATTGAAATTAAACACTTACATAAATCTGTGGAAAATAACTTTACTGTAACTTCAGGTTCCATATTTATAATAGAGCCTTTTGAAATACATACATTTATCTGTAAAACTAAATGTATGTGGATTAATGTGTTATCCAAGAAAATAGACGACCAGTTTTGTGATATTCATCGTGTGTTATAA
- a CDS encoding SDR family oxidoreductase — protein sequence MKILLTGSTGYVGKIIKTHFEKKYDITGVSSSCLCDKKQIQCDLTDQKTVLQLANSINPDIIIHAAGNKNIAYCEKNPEDAFRINCNSIKNIVAAFGRQSRIIYISTDYVFDGQRGYYKEHDQPNPVSVYGKSKLCGESESVRIGNNNSFTILRLSALYDLQAIFPRFLFEKLSNNKFVECFTNVKYSPTYYKDFLVLLEKIVNNKEITENIFHACGEAISRYDFALAFAEVFGFNEKLITGISKENNTMFLFPDLSMSNERTKAILDIKTTSLKHSLQEMKMELTK from the coding sequence ATGAAGATTTTATTAACTGGATCTACAGGTTACGTAGGAAAAATCATCAAGACGCACTTTGAGAAGAAATACGATATAACAGGTGTAAGCTCTTCTTGTCTATGCGATAAAAAACAGATTCAATGTGATTTAACTGATCAAAAAACTGTACTGCAATTGGCTAACAGTATAAACCCTGACATAATAATTCATGCGGCAGGCAATAAAAATATAGCTTATTGTGAAAAAAATCCAGAAGATGCATTTCGAATAAATTGCAATTCTATTAAGAATATTGTAGCGGCTTTTGGCAGACAAAGCAGGATTATCTATATATCAACTGATTATGTTTTTGATGGACAAAGAGGGTATTATAAGGAACATGACCAGCCAAATCCTGTTTCTGTATATGGCAAAAGTAAATTATGCGGTGAGTCAGAAAGTGTACGGATAGGAAATAACAATAGCTTTACAATTCTAAGGCTAAGCGCATTATATGATTTACAAGCAATTTTTCCAAGATTCCTTTTTGAAAAATTATCCAATAATAAGTTTGTAGAGTGTTTTACGAATGTTAAATATTCTCCAACGTATTACAAAGATTTCTTGGTTTTGCTTGAAAAAATAGTGAATAACAAAGAAATAACAGAAAATATTTTTCATGCTTGTGGTGAGGCAATATCAAGATATGATTTTGCACTTGCCTTTGCTGAGGTGTTTGGTTTTAATGAAAAACTTATAACTGGAATTTCAAAGGAGAATAACACAATGTTTTTATTTCCAGACTTGTCAATGTCAAATGAAAGGACAAAAGCTATTTTAGATATTAAGACAACTAGTCTGAAACATTCTCTGCAGGAAATGAAAATGGAGTTAACTAAATGA
- a CDS encoding B12-binding domain-containing radical SAM protein produces MKILFVNAPVIRSAHSSPDNDFKIEGFVFKPEYRKFPCAWEFYRLLKIFGIGRSVRYGVRAGSRWPWTMKVPAGAVHFPFIMGYAASYLKMHMFEVAIIDAVADEEYSYQRFIEKVRNESADIVVIECSTPTIDIDLWAGKKISTFTKVCLAGPHLTEHAEKIKKEHPYITYLLKGEYIKSCLEMAQTKRVGIYESEVVDNLDSIPFPFRDYKAAIKYYDPTMPTPRPQLQIYASKGCPFKCTFCMWPQTMYKGKVSLRSPERVAEEIRLCIDKYGYRSIFFDDDTFNVGSERISRLCDELRNIGLPWTMMGRLDCSASWLYDKMIDSGCVGMRFGVETFNSQVLKNIRKGFESTALIDNLAHISKKYPKLMIHLTMMKDLPGQTDEIHLSDMKILKDLGYSTKNIYRSYQLSSCVPFPGTEMYQELIQKTGKEQLDNFQLYDGGKDTIMKKLKKLRQ; encoded by the coding sequence ATGAAAATTCTTTTTGTTAATGCGCCTGTGATTCGTTCTGCGCACTCTTCACCTGATAACGATTTTAAGATAGAGGGATTTGTTTTTAAACCTGAATATAGAAAGTTTCCATGCGCTTGGGAGTTTTATAGGCTTTTGAAAATTTTTGGCATTGGGAGGAGTGTGCGTTATGGTGTAAGAGCAGGTTCAAGATGGCCATGGACTATGAAAGTTCCTGCTGGAGCCGTTCATTTTCCTTTTATAATGGGTTATGCGGCTTCGTATCTTAAAATGCATATGTTTGAAGTTGCTATAATTGATGCTGTTGCAGATGAGGAATATTCTTATCAAAGATTTATTGAAAAGGTTAGGAACGAATCAGCTGACATAGTGGTTATTGAATGTTCCACCCCGACTATTGACATAGATCTCTGGGCTGGGAAAAAGATATCAACTTTTACAAAAGTATGTCTTGCAGGACCACATCTTACTGAACATGCTGAGAAAATTAAAAAGGAACATCCTTATATAACATATCTGCTTAAAGGAGAATATATAAAAAGCTGTCTGGAAATGGCCCAAACTAAGCGAGTTGGCATATATGAATCAGAAGTTGTTGATAATCTTGATTCTATTCCATTCCCATTTCGGGATTATAAGGCTGCAATTAAGTATTATGATCCGACTATGCCGACACCTCGCCCACAGTTGCAGATTTATGCTAGTAAGGGGTGCCCCTTTAAGTGCACTTTCTGCATGTGGCCGCAAACTATGTATAAAGGCAAGGTCTCACTTAGAAGTCCAGAGCGAGTTGCTGAAGAGATCAGATTGTGCATTGATAAATACGGTTACAGAAGCATTTTTTTTGATGACGATACCTTTAATGTTGGTAGTGAACGAATAAGTAGACTTTGTGATGAGTTGAGAAATATTGGTCTGCCATGGACAATGATGGGAAGGCTGGATTGTTCTGCTTCATGGCTTTACGACAAAATGATTGATTCAGGATGTGTAGGAATGAGGTTTGGGGTCGAAACCTTTAACAGTCAGGTTCTAAAAAATATTCGCAAAGGCTTTGAGTCAACAGCACTCATTGATAATCTGGCGCATATAAGCAAAAAATATCCTAAACTCATGATCCATCTTACTATGATGAAGGATCTTCCTGGGCAGACTGATGAAATTCATTTATCAGACATGAAGATTTTAAAAGATTTGGGTTATAGCACAAAAAATATTTACCGCAGCTATCAGCTTTCCTCATGTGTACCATTCCCTGGTACTGAAATGTATCAAGAACTAATCCAGAAAACTGGTAAGGAGCAGTTGGACAATTTTCAATTGTATGACGGCGGCAAGGATACGATAATGAAAAAACTGAAAAAATTAAGGCAGTAG
- a CDS encoding glycosyltransferase, whose translation MKIGFYIQWSKGSLNSRGNVLGDELFAESMCKTLLQFQGIESCELFAPNYLPKHKLDVMIYLNDVKPNNRWAAKHLLYLQNAYGEGSDKALARFQQIGYDGYIFVSNKLCNMQKQKGCPAIFLPFGVDVNMFQPHKKSLRYDYDVSYIGNDIKGEKRTLLYLYPAVDYNFGLYGNWMPSLRQKLLFKRLPYQKKFASISKGKILQNEIPLLYSSAKINLNCTAQDCVDWDVITLRTYEVLACKGFLITDIVPVAERELKDCVIFTNGGDDLKEKIEYYLARPEERERIAHNGYHYVIENATITARMKTLNAFLRKIL comes from the coding sequence ATGAAAATAGGTTTTTATATCCAGTGGTCTAAAGGTTCTTTGAATTCACGTGGTAACGTACTTGGGGATGAGCTTTTTGCTGAGTCAATGTGCAAGACGCTGCTGCAATTTCAAGGAATAGAATCATGCGAACTTTTTGCCCCTAATTATTTGCCCAAACATAAACTTGATGTAATGATCTATCTGAATGATGTTAAACCTAACAACCGATGGGCGGCAAAACACTTGCTTTATCTCCAAAATGCATATGGAGAAGGTTCTGATAAGGCTCTTGCCCGTTTTCAGCAGATTGGATATGACGGCTACATTTTTGTGTCTAATAAACTGTGCAATATGCAAAAGCAAAAAGGCTGTCCAGCAATCTTCCTCCCTTTTGGCGTGGATGTTAATATGTTTCAGCCGCATAAAAAAAGCCTCAGATATGATTATGATGTTTCCTATATTGGTAACGATATAAAGGGTGAAAAGAGAACCCTTTTATATTTATATCCTGCTGTTGATTATAATTTTGGTCTTTATGGCAACTGGATGCCATCGCTTAGACAAAAACTGTTATTTAAACGACTTCCATATCAAAAAAAATTTGCCAGCATTTCAAAAGGTAAGATTCTACAGAATGAAATTCCCCTGCTATATTCCAGCGCAAAGATTAATTTGAACTGCACAGCTCAGGATTGTGTGGACTGGGATGTGATTACTCTGAGGACATATGAAGTACTTGCTTGCAAGGGTTTTCTTATTACTGACATTGTACCTGTTGCTGAGCGAGAGCTTAAGGACTGTGTGATTTTTACGAATGGCGGAGACGATCTCAAAGAAAAAATTGAATATTATCTGGCAAGACCAGAAGAACGTGAAAGAATTGCCCATAATGGATATCATTATGTTATTGAAAATGCGACTATTACTGCCAGAATGAAAACTCTAAATGCATTTTTAAGGAAAATACTATGA
- a CDS encoding GDP-L-fucose synthase: MNSVNPKIFIAGHKGLVGSAIYRNLLTKGYSNIFIRQRSELDLLNPTDVNKFFSTERPDWVFLAAAKVGGIHANNTYPADFLLDNLKVQNNVIESAWKNGIKKLLFLGSSCIYPKMAPQPIKEEYLLTSELETTNEAYAIAKIAGIKLCNAMNRQYGTDYICIMPTNLYGLNDNYHPENAHALPMLLRRFHEAKLNGDENVVVWGTGKPRREFLFADDLAEACVYLMEKYSAVDIGEMINIGTGKDCTIAELANLIKEVVGFKGSIKFDTTKPDGTPQKLLDVSRIHALRWHHKTSLKEGLQKTYLDFLNNRELRR; this comes from the coding sequence ATGAACAGCGTTAACCCTAAAATATTTATAGCTGGACACAAAGGGCTTGTTGGCAGTGCAATTTATAGAAATTTACTGACAAAAGGATATAGCAATATTTTTATCCGGCAGCGCTCCGAATTGGATTTGTTAAATCCAACAGATGTAAATAAGTTTTTTTCCACCGAAAGGCCAGACTGGGTCTTCTTGGCTGCAGCAAAAGTGGGAGGTATTCATGCTAACAACACATATCCAGCTGATTTTCTTCTGGATAACCTGAAAGTACAGAACAATGTTATTGAAAGTGCTTGGAAAAATGGCATTAAAAAATTACTGTTTCTTGGTTCTAGCTGTATCTATCCTAAAATGGCGCCGCAGCCTATAAAGGAAGAATATTTGCTGACTTCCGAATTGGAAACCACCAATGAAGCATATGCTATAGCGAAGATTGCAGGAATCAAACTTTGTAATGCCATGAACAGGCAATACGGCACTGATTATATATGTATTATGCCCACGAATCTTTACGGCTTAAATGACAACTACCATCCTGAGAACGCCCATGCTCTCCCAATGCTGCTGAGAAGATTTCACGAGGCAAAACTTAATGGAGATGAAAATGTCGTTGTCTGGGGAACGGGTAAACCACGGAGGGAATTCCTGTTTGCTGATGATCTTGCAGAAGCTTGTGTTTATCTAATGGAAAAATACTCTGCTGTTGACATTGGAGAAATGATAAATATCGGAACAGGTAAAGACTGTACAATTGCCGAATTGGCAAATTTAATAAAAGAAGTAGTAGGATTTAAGGGATCAATTAAGTTTGATACGACTAAGCCTGACGGAACACCGCAAAAGCTTCTGGATGTTTCTCGTATTCACGCGCTCCGATGGCATCATAAAACCTCTTTGAAAGAAGGTCTTCAAAAAACTTATCTGGATTTTCTTAACAATAGAGAGCTGAGAAGGTAG
- a CDS encoding flippase — translation MIFINLEKTIIDILPEFISRRIKGRKNLQKILANTGWLFLDKVVRMGIGLFVWVWIARYLGAEQFGILSYAMAFVALFGAFSNLGMDGIVVRDIVKEPEHTNEILGSTFILRIVGGLSALVLTILVISFMRPNDTLTIWLVGIISIGFVFLSFDTIDLHFQSQVQSKYTVYAKNGAFIIVSIIKIYLILIKAPLIAFAWAALAEIAIGSLFMTAVYRINGYHILTWKINTRIMKELIKYSWPLILSGVMIAIYMKIDQIILGDMLGNEAVGLYASAVRISEVWYFVPGTIVSSVFPFIVHAKHEGKEIYFKKILQLYKILIWIALVVAIIVTFLANDIIMVLYGAKYAGAGTVLAIHIWTAVFVFYGVGKNVFIQCENMQFFSFICTVLGASLSIILNIVLIGRYGVVGAAVAALCAQTLSAIVIPSFYYKDRISVKLFFKSFCNISELWKMRTL, via the coding sequence TTGATTTTTATTAATCTTGAAAAAACAATAATAGACATACTACCTGAATTTATCAGCCGTCGCATTAAGGGAAGAAAAAATCTGCAAAAAATCCTGGCAAATACCGGATGGCTTTTTCTTGATAAGGTTGTGCGGATGGGAATTGGTTTATTTGTTTGGGTATGGATTGCGAGATATTTGGGGGCAGAACAATTTGGAATTTTAAGTTACGCAATGGCTTTCGTAGCTTTGTTCGGGGCTTTTTCAAATTTAGGCATGGATGGAATTGTTGTCAGGGATATTGTTAAAGAGCCAGAACATACGAATGAAATACTCGGCAGCACATTCATTTTAAGGATCGTTGGAGGCTTATCCGCACTAGTTTTAACAATCTTGGTTATATCATTTATGAGACCCAACGATACACTGACAATCTGGCTTGTTGGAATTATTTCAATCGGTTTTGTTTTCCTGTCATTTGATACTATTGATTTGCACTTTCAATCACAAGTTCAGTCTAAATATACTGTTTATGCGAAAAATGGCGCTTTTATTATAGTTAGCATAATTAAAATATATTTAATACTAATCAAAGCTCCGCTAATAGCATTTGCGTGGGCTGCCCTGGCTGAGATAGCAATAGGTAGTTTGTTCATGACAGCTGTTTATCGAATTAATGGATATCACATATTAACGTGGAAGATAAATACTAGGATAATGAAAGAATTGATCAAATATAGTTGGCCTTTGATTCTTTCTGGTGTAATGATAGCAATCTATATGAAAATAGATCAGATCATTTTAGGCGATATGTTGGGCAATGAAGCAGTAGGGCTTTATGCTTCCGCTGTACGTATTTCTGAAGTTTGGTATTTCGTCCCTGGAACTATTGTAAGCTCTGTTTTCCCTTTTATTGTACATGCTAAGCATGAGGGTAAAGAGATTTATTTTAAAAAAATTCTACAGCTTTATAAAATTTTAATCTGGATTGCCTTAGTTGTAGCCATCATTGTTACATTTTTAGCAAATGATATTATCATGGTTTTATATGGTGCAAAATATGCAGGCGCTGGGACAGTCCTTGCAATCCATATATGGACAGCTGTATTCGTTTTCTACGGGGTTGGTAAAAATGTTTTTATACAATGCGAAAATATGCAATTTTTTAGTTTTATTTGTACTGTGTTAGGAGCTTCATTGAGCATTATATTAAATATAGTATTAATCGGTAGATATGGGGTAGTAGGTGCGGCAGTAGCTGCTTTATGTGCTCAGACATTATCTGCAATCGTTATCCCATCTTTTTACTATAAAGATAGAATTAGTGTAAAATTGTTTTTTAAGTCTTTTTGTAATATATCAGAATTATGGAAGATGAGAACATTATGA
- a CDS encoding SDR family oxidoreductase — MKSLLMKRILVTGGAGFLGSHLCGRLLNDGNEVLCVDNFYTGRRANVASLIANPFFEIIRHDICFPLYIEVDEIYNLACPASPVHYQFDPVQTTKTSVHGAINMLGLAKRIKAKILQASTSEVYGDPKVYPQKEDYWGNVNPIGIRSCYDEGKRCAETLFFDYYRQHSIKIKVARIFNTYGPHMHPNDGRVVSNFVVQALRGENITVYGKGSQTRSFCYVDDLIDGLIKLMDSPDDLTGPVNLGNPVEFTILKLAEKVIEMTNSKSKIVFNPLPPDDPTQRKPDISLAKAQLGWEPIIKLEEGLRKTIDYFEKFL, encoded by the coding sequence ATGAAAAGCTTACTGATGAAACGCATACTTGTAACTGGCGGAGCAGGCTTTCTTGGGTCACACTTATGCGGACGGCTTTTAAACGATGGGAATGAAGTACTCTGTGTGGACAATTTTTATACAGGGCGCAGAGCAAATGTCGCCAGTCTCATTGCCAATCCATTTTTTGAAATTATACGACATGACATTTGTTTCCCTTTATATATAGAGGTTGATGAAATATATAATTTGGCATGCCCTGCATCTCCAGTCCACTATCAATTTGATCCTGTGCAGACAACAAAGACCAGTGTGCATGGCGCAATTAATATGTTGGGGCTGGCAAAAAGAATAAAGGCAAAGATATTACAGGCATCAACCAGTGAAGTATACGGAGATCCCAAGGTATATCCTCAAAAAGAAGATTATTGGGGGAATGTTAATCCTATAGGGATAAGATCTTGTTATGATGAAGGGAAGAGATGTGCAGAAACGCTTTTTTTCGATTATTACAGACAACATAGCATAAAAATAAAAGTGGCAAGAATTTTTAATACCTATGGACCGCATATGCATCCAAATGACGGCAGAGTAGTCAGCAACTTCGTTGTGCAGGCATTAAGGGGAGAGAACATAACTGTATACGGCAAAGGGAGCCAGACAAGAAGTTTCTGTTATGTTGATGATTTGATTGATGGATTGATTAAACTTATGGACAGCCCTGATGATCTTACAGGGCCTGTGAATTTGGGAAATCCTGTGGAATTTACAATCCTTAAACTTGCAGAGAAAGTTATCGAAATGACTAATTCAAAATCAAAGATAGTGTTTAACCCTCTACCTCCTGATGACCCTACACAAAGAAAACCAGACATATCCTTAGCAAAAGCGCAGCTTGGATGGGAGCCAATCATTAAACTTGAAGAAGGGCTGAGAAAAACTATAGATTATTTTGAGAAGTTTTTATAG
- the gmd gene encoding GDP-mannose 4,6-dehydratase → MKRALITGITGQDGAYLAELLLAKGYEVHGIKRRASLFNTDRIDHLYHDPHDKGLKLSLHYGDLTDATNLIRIIQEVKPDEIYNLAAQSHVKVSFETPEYTANADALGTLRLLEAIRILKLEQNTKFYQASSSELYGKVQEIPQNEKTSFYPRSPYAAAKLYSYWITVNYREAYNIFACNGILFNHESPLRGETFVTRKITRAVARVALGLQKKLYLGNLNSKRDWGHAADYVEAMWLMMQQTEPEDFVIATGETHSVREFVELAFAEIGVHIKWEGESINEKGVVRAVDSPLNKMSLKTGEALVEIDHRYFRPTDVDILLGDPSKAKKKLGWKPKVTFIELIKMMVAADIEEAKKDMLCKEEGFKVFNHNE, encoded by the coding sequence ATGAAACGAGCTTTGATTACTGGAATTACAGGGCAGGACGGAGCATATTTAGCTGAGCTTCTTCTTGCTAAGGGCTATGAGGTTCATGGAATAAAACGCAGAGCGTCTTTGTTTAACACTGACAGGATAGATCATCTTTATCATGACCCTCATGATAAAGGATTGAAACTCAGCCTCCATTATGGAGACCTTACAGATGCAACGAATCTTATAAGGATAATTCAGGAGGTTAAGCCAGATGAGATTTACAATCTTGCTGCGCAGAGCCATGTAAAGGTTTCTTTTGAAACTCCTGAATATACTGCTAATGCTGATGCCCTTGGCACATTAAGGCTGCTTGAAGCAATACGCATATTAAAGCTTGAACAAAATACAAAATTTTATCAGGCATCTTCATCCGAACTTTATGGAAAGGTACAGGAGATTCCTCAGAATGAAAAAACTTCGTTCTATCCCCGCAGCCCGTATGCAGCGGCAAAACTCTATTCATACTGGATAACTGTAAATTATAGGGAGGCGTACAATATTTTTGCGTGCAATGGGATTTTATTTAATCATGAATCACCGTTACGCGGTGAGACTTTTGTCACGAGGAAGATAACAAGGGCTGTTGCCCGTGTTGCTTTAGGTTTACAAAAAAAATTATATCTTGGCAATCTTAATTCAAAGAGAGACTGGGGACATGCTGCCGATTATGTTGAGGCAATGTGGCTTATGATGCAGCAGACTGAACCTGAAGATTTTGTGATTGCTACAGGTGAAACACATTCAGTCCGGGAATTTGTTGAATTGGCCTTTGCTGAAATAGGAGTGCATATAAAGTGGGAAGGCGAGAGTATAAATGAAAAAGGCGTGGTAAGGGCTGTTGATTCACCCTTAAATAAAATGTCTTTGAAAACAGGAGAAGCACTAGTTGAAATTGATCATAGATATTTCAGGCCTACAGATGTTGATATCCTTCTTGGCGATCCATCAAAGGCTAAGAAAAAACTTGGGTGGAAGCCCAAGGTTACCTTTATAGAGCTTATCAAGATGATGGTTGCTGCTGATATTGAAGAAGCAAAAAAGGATATGCTCTGCAAAGAAGAGGGATTTAAGGTTTTCAATCACAACGAATAA
- a CDS encoding mannose-1-phosphate guanylyltransferase/mannose-6-phosphate isomerase: MKALLLAGGGGTRLWPLSRKNYPKQFLKINGDKSLLRQTADRLLQTVSPEDIVILTNSDYKFYVKSELPEFNNIILEPEGRNTAPAIALGMKYCIEKLGAADDEVIFVTPSDHIIRPERKFAKYMKLAEAAARKGCIVTFGIKPDRPETGYGYIKAKKQRTNKINDNILEVERFVEKPDIKTAKKYMASGNYFWNSGMFAFTIKTMMNEMKMYAPKIINLMKNPFDNMINDFIKMPSISIDYAVMERSEKACIIPLDIYWNDIGSWDSVYDLLEKDRTGNVKIGESICIDTDNSLIIGNKKMLTTIGMNNCLIVETDDAVLIAKRGDAQKVKEIVKKLKDSKRKEADEHVTTYRPWGSYTILEEGIGYKIKKIIVNPFAKLSLQMHNRRSEHWVIVKGTAKVTLGDREMLVHENESAYVPKTTPHRLENPGKSSLEIIEIQNGEYTGEDDIIRMEDIYGRES; this comes from the coding sequence GTGAAGGCATTACTGCTTGCCGGTGGAGGAGGAACAAGGCTCTGGCCGTTATCCAGAAAAAATTACCCAAAACAGTTCTTAAAGATCAATGGCGATAAATCTCTTTTAAGACAGACTGCTGACAGGCTTCTGCAAACAGTTTCTCCGGAAGATATCGTTATCCTTACGAACAGCGACTATAAGTTTTATGTAAAATCCGAACTCCCGGAATTCAATAATATTATTCTCGAGCCTGAGGGAAGAAATACTGCGCCAGCAATCGCCCTTGGCATGAAGTACTGCATAGAAAAACTCGGGGCTGCTGATGATGAAGTAATATTTGTGACACCGTCTGACCATATAATCAGACCTGAGAGGAAGTTTGCTAAATATATGAAGCTTGCCGAGGCTGCAGCGCGTAAAGGCTGTATCGTTACATTTGGAATTAAACCTGACAGGCCGGAGACCGGCTATGGATATATAAAAGCCAAAAAGCAAAGGACAAATAAGATTAATGATAATATTCTGGAGGTAGAACGTTTTGTGGAAAAACCGGATATCAAAACCGCAAAAAAATATATGGCGTCAGGAAATTATTTCTGGAACTCAGGAATGTTCGCCTTTACCATAAAAACAATGATGAATGAGATGAAAATGTATGCGCCTAAAATAATAAATCTGATGAAAAACCCTTTCGATAATATGATCAACGATTTTATTAAAATGCCTTCGATCTCCATAGATTATGCAGTTATGGAGAGATCTGAAAAGGCTTGCATCATTCCTCTTGACATCTATTGGAACGATATAGGTTCTTGGGATTCTGTATATGATCTTCTTGAAAAAGACAGAACCGGGAATGTTAAGATCGGCGAATCTATTTGTATAGACACAGATAACTCTCTTATCATCGGCAATAAAAAAATGCTGACGACTATAGGCATGAATAATTGTCTGATAGTCGAGACCGACGATGCTGTGTTGATAGCAAAAAGAGGAGATGCTCAAAAAGTAAAAGAAATAGTGAAAAAACTAAAAGACAGCAAGCGCAAAGAAGCTGACGAACATGTCACTACATACCGTCCATGGGGAAGCTATACAATTCTTGAAGAAGGCATAGGATATAAAATCAAAAAAATTATTGTTAATCCTTTTGCGAAACTAAGCCTTCAGATGCACAATCGCAGGTCTGAACACTGGGTTATTGTCAAGGGAACAGCAAAGGTGACTTTAGGCGACAGAGAAATGCTTGTGCATGAAAATGAATCAGCATATGTTCCAAAGACAACTCCTCACAGACTTGAAAACCCGGGAAAATCTTCATTAGAAATAATTGAGATTCAGAATGGCGAATATACAGGAGAGGATGATATTATAAGAATGGAAGATATTTATGGAAGGGAATCTTAG
- a CDS encoding phosphomannomutase/phosphoglucomutase, which yields MISGNIFKEYDIRGIAGAELNKDSAFLIGRAFCSFLKQLNSEAHSVSVGRDVRLSSEELSLGLIDGITSSGIDVIDLGVCPTPLQYFSLFHLDLDGGVMITGSHNPPEYNGFKISIGKDTIYGADLQKLKKIINKSSYIAGNRKGMIKRFDVIAAYKNFVSEHFSYLNSSKFKKIKVVIDAGNGTAGVIAPEIIEKTGCEVIPLYCEPDGNFPNHHPDPTVIENMQDLIDMVKRTKADIGIGYDGDADRIGVVNTAGEIIWGDQLLVILGRELLSENHGAKIISDVKCSQVLFDDIRKHGGLPIMWKTGHSLVKQKMKDEGALLAGEFSGHIFIKDRYFGYDDAVYTTIRLIEIIKKSGKSIEELLSDLPKMYFTPEIRLDCADDKKKTAVEAITSKFIEYKKTDTSPHKILDINTIDGIRVVFEKGWGLIRSSNTQPVIVMRIEALDEDSKNAYEIFLRSEFDKIMEAM from the coding sequence ATGATAAGCGGAAATATATTTAAAGAATACGACATAAGAGGCATTGCAGGCGCAGAGCTTAATAAAGACAGTGCGTTTTTAATAGGCAGGGCATTCTGCTCTTTCTTAAAACAATTAAATTCCGAGGCACATTCAGTCAGCGTGGGCAGGGATGTCAGATTAAGTTCCGAGGAACTTTCTTTAGGTTTAATTGATGGAATAACTTCATCAGGAATTGATGTAATTGATTTAGGGGTCTGTCCTACCCCTCTCCAGTATTTTTCGCTTTTCCACCTTGATCTTGACGGCGGGGTTATGATAACAGGAAGCCACAATCCGCCTGAATACAATGGTTTTAAAATAAGCATTGGCAAAGATACAATCTACGGAGCAGATTTACAGAAACTAAAAAAAATAATTAATAAAAGCAGTTATATCGCTGGTAATAGAAAAGGTATGATAAAAAGATTCGATGTGATAGCTGCTTATAAGAATTTTGTATCAGAACATTTTTCATATTTGAACAGCAGCAAATTTAAAAAAATAAAAGTAGTAATTGATGCCGGCAATGGAACAGCCGGTGTTATAGCCCCTGAAATTATTGAGAAGACAGGGTGCGAGGTTATTCCTCTATATTGCGAACCTGACGGAAATTTCCCGAATCATCATCCTGACCCTACAGTAATCGAAAACATGCAGGATTTGATTGATATGGTTAAACGCACAAAGGCTGACATTGGGATTGGATATGACGGAGATGCTGACCGCATAGGAGTTGTAAACACTGCAGGAGAAATTATATGGGGAGACCAGCTCCTTGTAATCCTCGGTCGGGAGCTTTTATCCGAAAATCATGGTGCAAAGATAATAAGTGATGTAAAATGTTCTCAGGTTTTATTTGATGATATCAGGAAGCACGGCGGACTGCCGATAATGTGGAAGACAGGCCATTCGCTTGTCAAGCAAAAGATGAAAGATGAAGGAGCGCTCCTTGCAGGAGAGTTCAGCGGACATATATTTATTAAAGACAGATATTTTGGATATGATGATGCTGTATATACAACAATAAGATTAATCGAGATAATTAAAAAATCCGGTAAATCAATTGAAGAGCTTCTTTCTGATCTGCCGAAGATGTATTTTACTCCTGAGATCAGGCTTGATTGCGCTGATGATAAAAAAAAGACTGCTGTCGAGGCAATAACATCGAAATTTATTGAGTATAAAAAAACAGACACTTCACCGCATAAGATACTTGATATCAATACGATTGACGGGATAAGGGTTGTATTCGAAAAAGGTTGGGGATTGATAAGATCCAGCAATACCCAGCCTGTTATTGTTATGCGAATCGAGGCATTAGACGAAGACAGCAAGAATGCTTATGAAATATTTTTAAGATCGGAATTTGACAAGATAATGGAGGCTATGTGA